Proteins co-encoded in one Petrotoga sp. 9PW.55.5.1 genomic window:
- a CDS encoding cobalamin-dependent protein (Presence of a B(12) (cobalamin)-binding domain implies dependence on cobalamin itself, in one of its several forms, or in some unusual lineages, dependence on a cobalamin-like analog.) — MKKILGASIGSDVHTAGLFNFLNLARKEGYVVINLGSAVPMDLLIKKIEEERPEIVSISYRLGEESFEKLLKEFINRIENIPDFKNLKFIFGGTVETSEIARKSNFFQKVFDGSEEEDEIVLFLRGKLKEDETINYPQSLSERINFKSPYPLIRHHIGLQTVEETIVEIEKLAESELLDIISLAPDQNCQQHFFDQDKMDHKQDGAGGAPLRTKNDFIEMYKASRRGNYPLVRCYSGTTHILEFSKLLKESINNAWAAIPIFWYSELDRRSERNLLDAIKENMEGIKWNAENKVPVEINDSHQWELRYAHDSLTVATAYLAAYVAKKIGVRWYIQQYMMNTPPKLSPKMDIAKAIAKLELVESLKDETFIPYRMVRTGLLSFPADPNSAIGQLVSSMFYASYLQPHIIHVVSYCEAMRRATSKEIIESVKMVKRANTLANQGLPDFLSDPVIKERVSYLKEEAMTIIDKIKNFSSNAKDPLIDPETLYLAVKKGILDATGLQGNSVAKGEIKVDLINGAYEIVDENGRVIREKERLENI, encoded by the coding sequence ATGAAAAAGATCTTAGGTGCATCAATCGGAAGCGATGTTCATACCGCCGGCCTTTTTAATTTTTTGAATTTAGCAAGAAAAGAAGGCTATGTTGTTATCAATTTGGGAAGTGCTGTTCCCATGGATTTATTAATAAAAAAGATAGAAGAAGAAAGGCCTGAGATTGTGTCTATAAGTTATCGTTTGGGAGAAGAATCTTTTGAAAAGCTCTTAAAGGAATTTATCAATAGGATTGAAAATATTCCTGACTTTAAAAATTTAAAATTCATTTTTGGTGGAACTGTAGAAACTTCAGAAATAGCAAGAAAATCTAATTTTTTTCAAAAAGTTTTCGATGGTTCAGAAGAGGAAGATGAAATCGTTTTGTTCCTAAGAGGAAAATTAAAAGAAGACGAAACGATAAATTACCCTCAAAGTTTATCTGAAAGAATAAATTTTAAATCTCCTTACCCTTTAATTAGACATCATATTGGTTTACAAACTGTCGAGGAAACTATAGTAGAAATAGAAAAATTAGCGGAATCAGAACTTTTGGATATAATATCTTTAGCCCCTGATCAAAATTGTCAACAACACTTCTTTGATCAAGATAAAATGGATCATAAACAAGACGGGGCTGGAGGGGCTCCCCTACGAACCAAAAATGATTTCATTGAGATGTACAAAGCAAGTAGAAGAGGGAACTATCCTTTAGTTAGATGTTATTCAGGTACAACACATATATTAGAGTTTTCAAAACTTCTAAAAGAAAGTATTAACAACGCATGGGCTGCAATACCAATTTTTTGGTACTCCGAATTAGATAGAAGATCTGAAAGAAATTTGCTTGATGCAATAAAAGAAAATATGGAAGGTATAAAGTGGAATGCGGAAAACAAAGTCCCTGTCGAGATTAACGATTCTCATCAATGGGAGTTAAGATACGCACACGACAGTTTGACCGTTGCAACTGCATACCTAGCAGCATATGTAGCAAAAAAAATAGGGGTCAGATGGTATATCCAACAATACATGATGAATACCCCTCCAAAACTTTCACCAAAGATGGATATAGCAAAAGCTATTGCAAAATTAGAATTGGTAGAATCTCTTAAAGATGAAACATTCATTCCCTATAGAATGGTAAGAACAGGACTACTTTCATTTCCCGCAGATCCAAATAGTGCGATTGGACAGTTAGTTTCTTCAATGTTTTATGCATCGTACTTACAACCCCATATAATACACGTTGTTTCATATTGCGAAGCTATGAGAAGAGCAACATCTAAAGAAATAATTGAAAGTGTAAAAATGGTAAAAAGGGCAAACACTCTAGCGAATCAAGGGTTACCAGATTTTTTAAGTGATCCTGTTATAAAAGAAAGAGTATCATATCTTAAAGAAGAGGCTATGACAATTATTGATAAAATTAAAAATTTTTCTTCCAATGCAAAGGATCCTTTAATTGATCCCGAAACTCTTTATTTAGCCGTTAAAAAAGGCATTTTAGATGCCACTGGTTTACAAGGAAATAGCGTTGCTAAAGGTGAAATAAAAGTAGATCTAATAAATGGAGCCTACGAAATAGTTGACGAAAATGGACGTGTAATAAGAGAAAAAGAAAGATTAGAAAACATTTAA
- a CDS encoding NAD/NADP-dependent octopine/nopaline dehydrogenase family protein, translated as MKITVVGAGNGGQALAGYLAMKGFDVALYNRSKRRISPIIDSHSIRIEGQVEGEYSVTFATTNMEEAIKGRKLIMVVVPAFAHKEIARKMAPFLEDGQIVVLNPGRTGGALEFKKVLKEEGTEKDVIIAEAQTFIFASRMSNPGVAKVFRIKNAVPVSALPATRNSELEEVLCNVMPEFNIVKNIIYTSFNNIGVVFHPATLILNSARVETTAGKFEFYFEGISPSVAKILEKIDEERCNVMKLFNVVPMTAKEWLNYAYDVTGSNLYEAIRNNVGYRGIYAPPTLNNRYILEDLPMSLVPISSFGEEYGVKTKTIDSIINLANIMMDKNFWKEGRTVKDLGLEGKSIEDILRYVEEED; from the coding sequence ATTAAGATTACAGTCGTTGGAGCGGGTAATGGTGGACAAGCTTTGGCTGGATATTTAGCTATGAAGGGTTTCGATGTTGCACTTTATAATAGATCTAAAAGAAGAATCTCCCCTATAATAGATTCTCACTCAATAAGAATAGAAGGACAAGTAGAAGGAGAATATAGTGTTACTTTTGCAACTACAAATATGGAAGAAGCTATAAAAGGGAGAAAACTTATAATGGTTGTTGTTCCAGCCTTTGCTCACAAAGAAATAGCTAGAAAGATGGCACCTTTTCTAGAAGATGGACAGATAGTTGTTTTGAATCCTGGAAGAACGGGTGGGGCATTGGAATTCAAAAAAGTCTTAAAAGAAGAAGGCACAGAAAAAGATGTAATAATAGCTGAAGCTCAAACTTTTATCTTTGCTTCGAGAATGTCAAACCCTGGTGTTGCAAAAGTGTTTAGGATTAAAAATGCTGTCCCTGTTTCTGCACTGCCAGCTACAAGAAATTCAGAACTTGAAGAAGTGTTATGCAATGTTATGCCTGAGTTTAACATTGTTAAGAACATCATTTATACAAGTTTTAATAATATTGGTGTGGTATTTCATCCCGCTACTTTGATATTAAATTCAGCAAGGGTAGAAACTACTGCTGGAAAGTTTGAATTCTATTTTGAAGGTATTTCACCTTCGGTTGCAAAAATTTTAGAAAAAATTGATGAAGAGCGTTGCAATGTTATGAAACTTTTTAATGTTGTACCTATGACCGCCAAAGAATGGCTCAATTATGCTTACGATGTTACTGGAAGTAATTTGTACGAAGCCATAAGAAACAACGTTGGATACAGGGGAATATACGCTCCGCCAACACTCAATAATAGATATATATTAGAAGATCTACCAATGAGTCTTGTTCCTATATCCTCTTTTGGTGAAGAATACGGAGTAAAGACAAAAACAATTGATTCAATAATAAATCTTGCTAATATAATGATGGACAAAAATTTTTGGAAGGAAGGAAGAACCGTAAAGGATTTAGGATTAGAAGGGAAAAGCATAGAAGATATATTAAGATACGTTGAGGAGGAAGATTGA
- a CDS encoding sulfite exporter TauE/SafE family protein, which translates to METLWFFIIVGFLAQMVDGALGMAYGVISNSLLLSVGVPPAISSASVHFAEIFTTLISGVSHFRLGNVEKNLFKKLVIPGIIGGVIGAYILSNLDGDKVKPFIGIYLLIMGLRILFKSINFHKKSEEKITKRRHYSILGLLGGFFDAIGGGGWGPIVTSTLVSDGKNPRKTIGSVNAAEFFVTVSEVIAFIALLSQFNWSVIVGLIIGGGLAAPIAALVTKKIPAKALMVSLGGVITILSIRMILL; encoded by the coding sequence ATGGAAACATTATGGTTTTTTATTATAGTTGGATTTTTGGCTCAAATGGTTGATGGCGCTTTGGGAATGGCGTATGGAGTTATTTCGAATTCTTTATTGTTATCTGTGGGTGTTCCTCCTGCAATATCAAGTGCTTCAGTTCATTTTGCAGAAATTTTTACCACCCTTATTTCAGGAGTTTCTCATTTTAGATTGGGAAATGTGGAAAAAAATTTATTTAAAAAACTTGTAATCCCTGGAATAATAGGTGGGGTTATAGGAGCCTATATTCTATCAAATTTGGATGGGGATAAGGTTAAACCATTTATTGGAATATACTTATTAATTATGGGTTTGAGGATATTATTTAAATCTATTAATTTCCATAAAAAAAGTGAAGAAAAAATCACCAAAAGAAGGCATTACTCTATTTTAGGCCTTTTAGGGGGTTTTTTTGATGCTATTGGTGGTGGGGGTTGGGGCCCAATCGTAACCTCAACGTTAGTATCAGATGGTAAGAATCCTCGAAAAACTATAGGATCTGTAAACGCAGCTGAATTTTTCGTAACTGTTTCAGAAGTTATCGCTTTTATTGCTTTACTTTCACAGTTTAACTGGAGTGTCATTGTTGGTTTGATAATCGGGGGAGGTTTAGCAGCTCCCATAGCAGCACTTGTGACAAAGAAAATTCCTGCAAAAGCTCTTATGGTTTCTCTTGGAGGAGTTATAACGATTTTAAGTATCAGAATGATACTTCTTTAA
- a CDS encoding alkaline phosphatase family protein, with the protein MNKKLIIIGLDCASPNLVFDEFYNFLPNLRNIMENGVYNELKSTIPPITVPAWMSMFTGKDPGELGIYGFTNRRDYGYYSHSLVSSKSVAYKKIWDIFGEKDRKSIVIGVPLTYPPLPLNGYMVSGFLAPSHKSEYTYPKNLKYELEKYVEPFIFDVEEFRIENKEKLLKDIYRMTDNHFKIFNYMIKNKPWDLTIMVEMGTDRIHHGFWAFHDKKHPKYRTSKFNSVIKDYYVYLDNKIGELLSNIKDEYDLIVVSDHGIKPMYGGIAINDWLIRKDYLILKENPKTPLSINKLIKNEKIDWERTKVWGNGGYHGKLFFNIKDREPKGIITEKELNKFKKQLIKELKEITDENGNKMDTKVFEPQSIYKEVKNIPPDLIVYFDNLSWRCQGSIGHKNFYIHENDIGPDDANHSQEGIFISNNKNLKVKTITDLFDSVVEYYL; encoded by the coding sequence ATGAATAAAAAATTAATTATTATTGGACTAGACTGTGCCTCCCCAAATTTAGTTTTTGATGAGTTTTATAATTTTTTACCAAATTTAAGAAATATTATGGAAAACGGAGTCTACAATGAACTAAAATCAACTATTCCACCAATTACTGTCCCTGCTTGGATGAGCATGTTTACTGGAAAAGATCCTGGTGAATTAGGTATATATGGATTTACTAATAGGCGGGATTATGGTTATTATTCTCATTCTCTAGTTTCTTCAAAAAGTGTAGCTTATAAGAAAATATGGGATATATTTGGTGAAAAAGATAGAAAAAGTATAGTGATTGGTGTTCCGTTGACTTATCCGCCTTTACCTTTAAATGGTTATATGGTTAGTGGATTTCTGGCACCTTCGCATAAATCGGAGTACACTTATCCAAAAAATTTAAAATATGAACTAGAAAAATACGTTGAACCTTTTATTTTTGATGTTGAAGAGTTTAGAATTGAAAATAAAGAAAAGCTTCTCAAAGATATATATAGGATGACAGATAATCACTTTAAAATATTCAATTATATGATTAAGAATAAACCTTGGGATTTGACCATAATGGTTGAAATGGGAACCGATAGGATTCACCATGGTTTTTGGGCTTTTCACGATAAAAAACACCCAAAATATAGAACGAGTAAATTTAATAGCGTTATTAAAGATTACTATGTTTATTTGGATAATAAAATAGGAGAACTTTTAAGTAATATCAAAGATGAATATGACTTAATTGTAGTTTCCGATCATGGAATAAAACCCATGTATGGTGGGATCGCTATAAATGACTGGCTAATTCGTAAAGATTATCTGATTTTAAAAGAAAATCCTAAAACACCCCTTTCAATAAACAAGCTAATTAAAAATGAAAAAATAGATTGGGAAAGGACAAAAGTTTGGGGAAATGGCGGATACCATGGTAAACTGTTTTTCAATATAAAAGATAGAGAACCGAAGGGGATTATAACAGAAAAAGAATTGAATAAATTTAAAAAACAATTGATAAAAGAATTGAAAGAAATAACGGATGAAAATGGAAATAAAATGGACACAAAGGTTTTTGAACCTCAGTCAATTTATAAAGAAGTCAAAAATATTCCTCCTGATTTGATTGTTTATTTCGACAATTTATCCTGGAGATGCCAAGGTTCAATTGGCCATAAAAACTTTTATATTCATGAAAATGATATAGGTCCTGATGATGCCAATCATTCTCAAGAAGGCATTTTTATAAGTAATAATAAAAATTTAAAAGTTAAAACTATAACTGATCTTTTTGATTCTGTGGTTGAATACTATTTATAA
- a CDS encoding ribbon-helix-helix domain-containing protein, translating to MSDKVTLKIPKPLYDKLKLIVQNTGYSSVTEFVVYVLRDLVSSEEIQKTQKEKKLNEEIETLTEEEIKAIKKRLKNLGYIDE from the coding sequence ATGAGTGACAAAGTTACTTTGAAAATTCCTAAACCATTGTATGATAAATTGAAATTAATAGTTCAAAACACTGGTTATTCCAGTGTTACTGAGTTTGTTGTTTACGTTTTAAGAGATTTGGTATCATCTGAAGAAATACAAAAAACGCAGAAAGAAAAAAAGTTAAATGAAGAAATAGAAACTCTCACGGAAGAAGAAATAAAAGCAATAAAAAAACGTTTAAAAAATTTGGGTTATATCGATGAATAA
- a CDS encoding metallophosphoesterase encodes MTNIIAVSDEEIYIHNSNNKKFDLLICSGDLSPKYIDYLMNEFKPFFSVMVHGNHDKKYYKKYYEEENNSFSKVYKGVYVLNHSIVNLKKFMKKDIVLSGFSGALSYGFRPFYFKEKDINRFKREILFNTTFKGNRYRLIDIMVSHNPPYVKNTIKKYGQSHTPSKALGEFYIKAFPKIWIYGHIHPSYYFQELDFEIRYQNKISYLLNAVPYKLIKYDEEKKQVIEISTFKRCSPKKVMLK; translated from the coding sequence ATGACAAATATAATAGCTGTCTCAGATGAAGAAATTTATATACATAACAGTAATAACAAAAAATTTGATTTGTTAATATGCTCAGGGGATCTTTCTCCAAAATATATTGATTATTTGATGAATGAGTTCAAACCTTTTTTTAGTGTTATGGTGCATGGTAACCATGATAAGAAGTATTATAAGAAATATTATGAGGAAGAAAATAATTCTTTCTCAAAAGTTTACAAGGGAGTTTATGTATTAAACCACAGCATTGTGAACCTAAAAAAATTTATGAAAAAAGATATTGTTTTAAGCGGTTTTTCAGGGGCTCTATCATACGGATTTAGACCATTTTATTTCAAAGAAAAAGATATAAATAGATTTAAAAGAGAAATACTTTTTAACACCACATTTAAAGGGAATAGGTATAGATTAATTGATATAATGGTTTCTCACAATCCTCCTTATGTAAAAAATACCATTAAAAAATATGGCCAATCTCACACACCTTCAAAAGCCCTTGGAGAATTCTACATAAAAGCATTCCCAAAGATTTGGATATATGGGCATATTCATCCTAGTTATTATTTTCAAGAGCTAGATTTTGAAATCAGATATCAAAATAAAATTTCATATCTTTTGAACGCTGTGCCTTATAAGTTGATTAAATATGATGAAGAAAAAAAACAGGTTATAGAAATTTCAACATTTAAAAGATGTTCACCTAAAAAAGTTATGTTAAAATAA
- a CDS encoding BMP family ABC transporter substrate-binding protein, translated as MYRTSRNLSRSEYEKAYRMARRDFLTNISNGKDGYLPCLEDVIQKVEIVKEQNLGLIDIPIERIKGTYYHSRAVSFSSNFYPLMKTDSEFASKWINLYESHLNEGLRDPITAYEYLNWFYVVEGNKRVSILKYSDAFSIRGNVTRLIPKWEENDQNIRIYYEFLEFYEKTKINMIWFNKEGKFKELYELIKDYQKKSDFADNKYEELISSVYLPFRKVYREVAKGELFVSEEEAFLEYLKKYRLENVPLIEREMKDQVSELVEEMREESEVPSEPLFKLPQIFLGKTLKVAFLYNTSIEESAWTYSHELGRRYVQDRLGKEITTKCFENISDLKKYEEILSKVEEEKFDLIFSTSLDFLRDEKINKFHNVQFMYFSGYRTTKNINTYFGRMYEPRFLSGMIAGSITKSNKIGYVASYGIPEVIMGINAFALGAKAVNSKAQVHVGWTNVWRNLEYERNTAEYLINEIGVDVLTHHQDSPEVCKVGEENNIYNIGYHFDMKDYAPNTHLTSVVWNWGVYYESIIKDVLRGSNFSLFRLFSGSEKIENFWGGLKSGVVCLAPISDLIPSTTKNIVETIKSDIIAERFHPFRGKILDNLGKVRVDEGADIEDEKLMHIDWFVDNVFYS; from the coding sequence ATGTACAGAACCTCCAGAAACTTAAGTCGAAGTGAATATGAAAAAGCTTATAGAATGGCAAGAAGAGATTTTTTGACTAATATATCAAACGGGAAAGATGGTTATTTACCGTGCTTAGAGGACGTTATTCAAAAGGTAGAAATTGTTAAAGAACAGAATCTTGGGTTGATAGATATTCCTATTGAAAGAATCAAAGGAACGTATTATCATTCTAGGGCAGTGTCTTTCTCTTCAAACTTTTATCCACTAATGAAAACAGATTCTGAATTTGCTAGTAAATGGATCAATTTATACGAATCTCATTTGAATGAAGGTCTTAGAGATCCTATTACTGCTTATGAATATTTAAATTGGTTTTATGTTGTCGAAGGGAATAAGAGAGTTAGTATTTTAAAATACTCCGATGCCTTTTCTATTAGGGGAAATGTGACAAGATTAATTCCAAAATGGGAAGAAAATGATCAAAATATTCGTATATACTACGAATTTCTTGAATTCTATGAAAAAACAAAAATTAATATGATATGGTTCAATAAAGAAGGTAAATTCAAAGAATTATATGAATTAATCAAAGATTATCAGAAAAAAAGTGATTTTGCAGATAACAAATACGAGGAATTAATTAGTTCTGTTTATCTTCCTTTTAGAAAAGTATACAGAGAAGTTGCAAAAGGCGAATTGTTTGTTTCTGAAGAAGAAGCTTTTCTGGAGTATCTTAAAAAGTATAGGCTAGAGAATGTACCTCTTATAGAGAGAGAAATGAAAGATCAAGTAAGTGAATTGGTTGAAGAAATGAGAGAAGAATCAGAAGTTCCATCAGAACCATTATTTAAACTGCCCCAAATTTTTTTAGGGAAAACATTGAAAGTTGCCTTTTTATACAATACCTCTATCGAAGAATCTGCATGGACTTACTCTCACGAATTAGGTAGAAGATATGTTCAAGATAGGCTGGGAAAGGAAATTACTACTAAATGTTTTGAAAATATATCAGATTTAAAAAAGTATGAAGAAATACTCTCAAAAGTTGAGGAAGAGAAATTTGACTTAATCTTTTCAACGAGTCTTGATTTTTTAAGGGATGAAAAGATAAATAAATTTCATAACGTTCAATTTATGTATTTTTCAGGTTATAGAACAACAAAAAATATAAATACATATTTTGGAAGAATGTATGAACCTAGGTTTTTATCAGGTATGATCGCTGGAAGTATAACAAAGAGCAATAAAATAGGATACGTTGCCTCGTATGGTATACCTGAAGTAATAATGGGAATAAATGCATTTGCATTAGGGGCAAAAGCGGTTAATTCAAAAGCTCAGGTACACGTTGGGTGGACAAACGTGTGGCGTAACTTAGAATATGAAAGAAACACGGCAGAGTATTTAATAAACGAAATCGGAGTCGATGTTTTAACTCATCATCAAGATTCTCCTGAAGTTTGTAAAGTTGGAGAGGAAAATAACATATATAATATCGGCTATCATTTCGATATGAAAGATTATGCACCGAATACTCATCTAACTTCTGTAGTTTGGAATTGGGGTGTGTATTATGAAAGTATCATAAAAGATGTATTAAGAGGGTCCAATTTCTCACTCTTTAGATTGTTTTCAGGTTCAGAAAAAATAGAAAATTTTTGGGGTGGATTAAAAAGTGGTGTAGTATGTTTAGCCCCAATAAGCGATTTGATCCCCTCAACAACAAAAAATATAGTAGAAACTATTAAATCTGATATTATAGCAGAAAGGTTTCATCCTTTTAGAGGGAAAATTTTGGATAACTTGGGAAAAGTAAGAGTTGATGAAGGCGCGGACATTGAAGACGAAAAATTGATGCATATAGATTGGTTCGTTGATAACGTGTTTTATTCCTAA
- a CDS encoding HAD family phosphatase: MIKAIIFDMDGVIIDSEPIHYDSNKRIFEELGISVNKNIYSNYIGVSNQEMWQDLKNEFNLSQSVEELVEKQSQENLDYIKKYAKEPIEGVVEVLQKLKESNFKIALASSSPLRLIKEIVCKFDIEKYFEVVTSSEFVSRGKPKPDLFIYTAGLLKVLPNECLVIEDSKNGVKAAKTAGMKCIGFKNPNSLGQDLSKADVVVEKMSEITVQLIEKIGLDEVPY, from the coding sequence ATGATAAAAGCAATAATCTTTGATATGGATGGCGTTATAATTGATAGTGAACCTATTCATTATGATTCCAACAAAAGAATATTTGAAGAATTAGGAATTTCAGTAAATAAAAATATATATAGCAATTATATCGGCGTTAGTAATCAAGAAATGTGGCAAGATTTAAAAAACGAATTCAATCTTTCTCAAAGCGTAGAAGAATTAGTTGAGAAGCAAAGTCAAGAAAATCTTGACTATATAAAAAAATATGCAAAAGAACCTATAGAAGGTGTAGTGGAGGTGTTGCAAAAACTCAAAGAAAGTAATTTTAAGATAGCTCTTGCCTCATCTTCCCCTTTGAGATTAATAAAAGAAATCGTTTGTAAATTTGATATAGAAAAGTATTTTGAAGTTGTAACGAGTTCTGAGTTTGTCAGCCGAGGTAAGCCTAAACCTGATTTATTCATTTATACCGCTGGATTGTTGAAAGTTCTACCAAATGAATGCCTTGTTATTGAAGATTCAAAAAACGGTGTTAAAGCGGCAAAAACTGCTGGAATGAAGTGTATAGGTTTTAAAAATCCTAATTCACTCGGTCAGGATTTGTCAAAAGCCGATGTGGTAGTAGAAAAGATGAGTGAAATCACTGTGCAGCTAATAGAAAAAATTGGTTTAGACGAAGTTCCTTATTAA
- the ftsH gene encoding ATP-dependent zinc metalloprotease FtsH encodes MSEKNNDKKDSNLNGDNKENKKSSFSKIIWVYIVFAIVFAVIIISLNWENIPSIPYSQVIDMINKNQVESIEINQNGNITVITNEGSVYESFSPAFTMDKQYVNSLVDKGIKVSYVRNIASKWWFNLLINLIPIIIIVLFFWWLYRSAASGAQSSMNFGKNKAKQYEPIGKKVTFKDVAGIEEVIEEVEDIVKFLKNPQEFQDLGARMPKGTLLVGPPGTGKTLTARAIAGEAGVPFYYASGSDFVELFVGVGASRVRDLFKTAKENAPSIIFIDELDAVGRQRGAGLGGGNDEREQTLNALLVELDGFDTSTGVVVMAASNRPDVLDKALLRPGRFDKKIVVGPPDVTGREKILQIHAREKKIGSDVDLKLLAKRTPGFVGADLENLVNEAALIASRKKKTYIEMEDFEEAIDRILTGPSKKYRIISDKEKKMLSYHEMGHAVLAFLLPNTDPVYKITIIPRGAGSLGHTLQIAEKDKYLLKRSEILDRIVVALGGRASEKITFGFATTGAKNDLKKSTDFAKTMIYRLGMSKKLGPVYWEGEEEEVFLGSELTKQKNYSEETAKELDAEVKKIINSMYDRAVSLLSENKERLDLLASYIFKKETIYGDEFKMMMNKDIYELRDYVGGEKEINEFLKIEVINHVKYENA; translated from the coding sequence ATGTCAGAAAAGAATAATGATAAAAAAGACTCCAATCTTAATGGAGATAATAAAGAAAATAAAAAATCAAGTTTCTCAAAAATTATTTGGGTGTATATTGTTTTTGCCATTGTTTTTGCTGTCATAATTATTTCACTAAATTGGGAAAACATACCTTCAATTCCCTACTCACAAGTAATTGATATGATTAATAAAAACCAAGTAGAATCAATAGAGATTAACCAAAACGGTAACATTACAGTTATTACCAACGAGGGATCTGTTTACGAATCTTTTTCTCCCGCCTTTACAATGGACAAACAATATGTAAATAGTTTGGTTGATAAAGGAATAAAAGTTTCTTATGTAAGAAACATCGCGTCTAAATGGTGGTTTAATCTGCTGATTAATCTAATTCCTATTATAATTATCGTTCTTTTTTTCTGGTGGCTGTATAGATCTGCAGCTTCAGGTGCTCAAAGTAGTATGAATTTTGGGAAAAATAAAGCAAAACAATATGAGCCCATTGGTAAAAAAGTTACTTTCAAAGATGTAGCTGGAATAGAAGAAGTAATTGAAGAAGTCGAAGATATAGTAAAATTCTTAAAAAATCCTCAAGAATTTCAAGATTTAGGCGCCAGAATGCCCAAAGGAACTTTGCTAGTTGGCCCTCCCGGAACGGGAAAAACCCTGACTGCAAGAGCTATAGCGGGTGAAGCTGGAGTTCCCTTTTACTATGCAAGTGGTTCTGATTTTGTAGAACTTTTCGTTGGAGTGGGTGCATCAAGGGTAAGAGACCTTTTTAAAACCGCGAAAGAAAATGCCCCCTCTATAATTTTTATTGATGAATTAGACGCAGTTGGAAGACAGAGAGGAGCAGGTTTAGGTGGGGGTAACGATGAAAGAGAACAAACTTTAAACGCTTTATTAGTTGAACTTGATGGATTCGACACTTCTACCGGTGTTGTTGTAATGGCAGCTTCCAATAGACCTGATGTCCTTGATAAAGCTTTACTAAGGCCTGGTAGATTCGATAAAAAAATTGTAGTAGGACCCCCAGATGTTACTGGAAGAGAAAAAATTTTGCAAATACATGCACGTGAAAAGAAAATTGGAAGTGATGTCGATTTAAAATTGCTTGCAAAAAGAACACCTGGATTTGTTGGAGCAGATTTAGAAAATTTGGTAAATGAGGCGGCTTTAATTGCTTCACGAAAGAAAAAAACTTATATTGAAATGGAAGATTTTGAGGAAGCTATAGATAGGATTTTAACCGGACCATCTAAAAAGTATAGAATAATCTCTGATAAAGAAAAGAAAATGCTTTCTTACCATGAAATGGGGCATGCTGTTTTAGCTTTTTTGTTACCTAATACAGATCCCGTTTATAAAATCACAATAATTCCTAGAGGAGCAGGCTCTTTAGGTCATACATTACAAATAGCCGAAAAAGATAAATATCTATTAAAACGTTCTGAAATTCTTGACAGAATAGTCGTAGCATTAGGTGGGAGAGCTAGTGAAAAAATAACTTTTGGTTTTGCAACTACTGGTGCAAAAAACGATTTAAAAAAATCTACAGATTTTGCAAAAACAATGATTTACAGATTAGGAATGTCTAAAAAGTTAGGACCTGTATATTGGGAGGGTGAAGAAGAAGAGGTTTTCCTTGGAAGTGAATTAACAAAACAAAAGAATTATTCTGAAGAAACAGCTAAAGAGTTGGATGCAGAAGTAAAAAAAATAATCAATTCCATGTATGATAGAGCAGTAAGTCTTTTGAGCGAGAATAAAGAAAGGTTAGATCTATTAGCTTCTTATATATTCAAAAAAGAAACTATTTATGGTGATGAATTTAAAATGATGATGAATAAAGATATTTATGAACTGAGAGATTATGTTGGAGGAGAAAAAGAGATTAATGAGTTTTTGAAAATTGAAGTAATAAATCATGTCAAGTATGAAAATGCGTGA